One part of the Homo sapiens chromosome 19, GRCh38.p14 Primary Assembly genome encodes these proteins:
- the DUXA gene encoding double homeobox protein A, with product MAEDTYSHKMVKTNHRRCRTKFTEEQLKILINTFNQKPYPGYATKQKLALEINTEESRIQIWFQNRRARHGFQKRPEAETLESSQSQGQDQPGVEFQSREARRCRTTYSASQLHTLIKAFMKNPYPGIDSREELAKEIGVPESRVQIWFQNRRSRLLLQRKREPVASLEQEEQGKIPEGLQGAEDTQNGTNFTSDSHFSGARTW from the exons ATGGCCGAAGACACCTATTCACACA AGATGGTAAAAACAAATCATAGGCGCTGTCGCACAAAATTCACAGAAGAACAGTTGAAAATCCTCATCAATACCTTCAATCAAAAGCCTTACCCAGGTTATGCTACCAAACAAAAACTTGCTTTAGAAATCAATACAGAAGAGTCCAGAATCCAG ATTTGGTTTCAGAATCGAAGAGCTAGGCACGGATTCCAGAAAAGACCAGAAGCTGAGACTTTAGAATCAAGCCAGAGCCAGGGGCAAGATCAACCTGGTGTGGAGTTTCAAA GTAGAGAAGCCAGACGGTGTCGTACCACCTACAGCGCCTCTCAGTTACACACTCTCATCAaggcatttatgaaaaacccatatCCTGGGATTGATTCCAGAGAAGAACTTGCTAAAGAAATCGGTGTTCCAGAGTCAAGAGTCCAA ATTTGGTTCCAAAATCGAAGATCTAGATTACTTCTCCAGAGAAAAAGGGAACCTGTGGCGTCCTTAGAACAAGAAGAGCAGGGCAAGATTCCTGAGGGACTGCAAG GTGCAGAAGATACACAAAATGGCACCAACTTCACTAGTGACTCTCATTTCTCTGGAGCCAGAACGTGGTGA